One window of the Deinococcus metalli genome contains the following:
- a CDS encoding murein hydrolase activator EnvC family protein: MSVRRRLPGRVWLLAALLATAAAQTTSERLQQLQQQLQQQQQLSAQQAAQLDKLRQNIANLSTQQKQTLARLETLAANVSSLEGQVATLTARVALAQRALADTTSQLAVTQARVERLKGDVREILTTLYRDRSGRYLQLLSQSSSFSDLLIRLKYANLAGQYNVKVIETLRGDVQVLQTQQAQQTRQTTELQDAQARRTAALARLRDQRQQQSALLAQLQQSEAGQRTLAAQQQAERALTTNTITSLFTQVVAERARIEAERQRRLAEERRRREEEARRLAAERERARQEALRLARLRAEQERQRVAASQLAAQRQREQQLQNEQAAIAARQTQVETEQQQADVALAPLPQASGPLAFPLPGGRIAAPYGTDGSPWVVLSGADASSATAARAGNVLAASLYGTLGYVIIVDHGNLLTAYMGLREPAVSVGDRVAQGTPLGSIGGSPVFGPGRMGFSVKRGDSYVNPGF, translated from the coding sequence GTGAGCGTGCGCCGCCGGCTGCCGGGGCGGGTGTGGCTGCTCGCGGCGCTGCTCGCCACGGCCGCGGCGCAGACGACCAGCGAGCGGCTCCAGCAGCTTCAGCAGCAGCTCCAGCAGCAGCAGCAGCTCAGCGCGCAGCAGGCGGCGCAGCTGGACAAGCTGCGGCAGAACATCGCCAACCTCAGCACGCAGCAGAAACAGACGCTGGCGCGGCTGGAGACGCTGGCGGCGAACGTCAGCTCGCTGGAGGGGCAGGTGGCGACCCTGACCGCGCGGGTCGCCCTCGCCCAGCGCGCGCTGGCCGACACGACGTCGCAGCTGGCGGTCACGCAGGCGCGCGTGGAGCGCCTGAAGGGCGACGTGCGCGAGATCCTGACCACGCTGTACCGCGACCGCAGCGGACGGTACCTGCAACTGCTGTCGCAGTCGAGCAGCTTCTCGGACCTGCTGATCCGCCTGAAGTACGCCAACCTCGCGGGGCAGTACAACGTGAAGGTCATCGAGACGCTGCGCGGCGACGTGCAGGTGCTCCAGACCCAGCAGGCGCAGCAGACCCGGCAGACCACAGAGCTTCAGGACGCGCAGGCCAGGCGTACCGCGGCGCTGGCCCGGCTGCGCGACCAGCGTCAGCAGCAGAGCGCGCTGCTGGCCCAGTTGCAGCAGTCGGAAGCCGGGCAGCGCACCCTGGCCGCGCAGCAGCAGGCCGAGCGGGCCCTGACGACGAACACCATCACGTCGCTGTTCACGCAGGTCGTGGCCGAGCGCGCCCGCATCGAAGCCGAGCGGCAGCGTCGCCTGGCCGAGGAACGCCGCCGCCGCGAGGAGGAAGCCCGGCGCCTCGCGGCCGAGCGGGAACGCGCCCGTCAGGAAGCCCTGCGGCTGGCGCGGCTGCGGGCCGAGCAGGAGCGGCAGCGGGTCGCGGCGTCGCAGCTCGCGGCGCAGCGCCAGCGCGAGCAGCAGCTCCAGAACGAGCAGGCCGCCATCGCCGCCCGGCAGACCCAGGTGGAGACCGAACAGCAGCAGGCGGACGTGGCCCTGGCGCCGCTGCCACAGGCCAGCGGCCCGCTGGCGTTTCCGCTGCCCGGCGGGCGCATCGCCGCCCCCTACGGCACCGACGGCTCGCCGTGGGTGGTGCTCAGCGGCGCGGACGCGTCGTCGGCCACGGCCGCGCGGGCGGGCAACGTGCTGGCCGCGTCGCTGTACGGCACGCTGGGGTACGTGATCATCGTGGACCACGGGAACCTGCTCACGGCGTACATGGGTCTGCGCGAACCGGCCGTCAGCGTGGGGGACCGCGTGGCCCAGGGCACGCCGCTGGGCAGCATCGGCGGCAGCCCGGTGTTCGGGCCGGGCCGCATGGGCTTTTCCGTCAAGCGCGGCGACTCGTACGTCAACCCCGGCTTCTGA
- a CDS encoding cell division protein FtsX, with amino-acid sequence MTYHLRQALLAMRENLTATLATLVTMTLTLLMLGSVLLLTLNVNRTLAQLESQVEVAAFLTPGADTAALLKYARALPQVSSAQLVTSDQVLAEMTKDSPYTRDAAALVGNPFPDTLRLRVARVGDSRTVAAAVSGLPGVDDVEYGAGYVDPTVKTLTAVRAVGYALVGLLLLGTLFNILNAVRVAMYARRNEIAVMRLLGATRAFIRMPHVIEGLIVGVLAAVIALALLTPGYLELVARVRQLAPVFPVVTDQATLVPVLGGVGLLGILVGLLGSLFATRRYLQELE; translated from the coding sequence GTGACGTACCACCTCAGGCAGGCGCTGCTCGCCATGCGGGAAAACCTGACCGCGACGCTGGCGACACTGGTGACCATGACCCTGACGCTGCTGATGCTGGGCTCGGTGCTGCTGCTCACGCTGAACGTGAACCGCACGCTGGCGCAGCTGGAATCGCAGGTGGAGGTCGCGGCGTTCCTGACACCGGGCGCCGACACGGCGGCGCTGCTCAAGTACGCGCGGGCGCTGCCGCAGGTGAGTTCGGCGCAGCTCGTGACCAGCGATCAGGTGCTGGCGGAGATGACCAAGGACTCGCCATACACGCGCGACGCGGCGGCGCTGGTGGGCAACCCCTTTCCCGATACGCTGCGCCTGCGGGTGGCGCGGGTGGGCGATTCGCGCACGGTGGCGGCAGCCGTCTCGGGCCTGCCCGGCGTGGACGACGTGGAGTACGGCGCCGGCTACGTCGACCCGACGGTGAAGACCCTGACGGCCGTGCGCGCGGTCGGGTACGCGCTGGTGGGCCTGCTGCTGCTGGGAACGCTGTTCAACATCCTGAACGCAGTGCGGGTGGCGATGTACGCGCGGCGCAACGAGATCGCCGTGATGCGGCTGCTGGGCGCCACACGGGCCTTCATCCGCATGCCGCATGTGATCGAGGGCCTGATCGTGGGTGTGCTGGCCGCCGTGATCGCGCTGGCGCTGCTTACACCAGGGTATCTGGAACTCGTGGCGCGGGTGCGGCAACTCGCGCCGGTGTTCCCGGTCGTGACGGACCAGGCGACGCTGGTGCCGGTGCTGGGCGGCGTGGGCCTGCTGGGCATCCTGGTGGGCCTGCTGGGCAGCCTGTTCGCCACCCGGCGCTACCTGCAGGAGCTGGAGTGA
- a CDS encoding KH domain-containing protein yields MKTDPVDLTLFLAQSVVDQPPMVRVSRRGPTVIVRVAPGEEGRLIGRQGRVIQAIRTLVRAASDPRERVNVDLDAPRKQ; encoded by the coding sequence ATGAAAACCGACCCCGTCGACCTGACCCTCTTCCTGGCCCAGAGCGTGGTGGACCAGCCGCCGATGGTGCGCGTGTCGCGGCGCGGGCCGACGGTGATCGTGCGGGTGGCGCCGGGCGAGGAAGGCCGCCTGATCGGCCGGCAGGGCCGCGTGATCCAGGCGATCCGCACCCTGGTGCGCGCCGCGAGCGATCCGCGCGAGCGCGTGAACGTGGACCTGGACGCGCCCCGCAAACAGTGA
- the rpsP gene encoding 30S ribosomal protein S16, with protein MVKIRLSRFGSAHNPHYRIVVADARRPRDGGYIENLGHYDPRKTSDTHIKIDAERAAHWIAQGAQPTATAKRLLKSQGVKF; from the coding sequence ATGGTCAAGATCCGCCTGTCCCGTTTCGGTTCCGCGCACAACCCCCACTACCGCATCGTCGTCGCCGACGCCCGCCGCCCCCGTGACGGCGGTTACATCGAGAACCTCGGCCACTACGATCCGCGCAAGACCAGCGACACCCACATCAAGATCGACGCGGAGCGCGCCGCCCACTGGATCGCGCAGGGCGCCCAGCCCACCGCGACCGCCAAGCGGCTCCTCAAGAGCCAGGGCGTCAAGTTCTAA
- the rimM gene encoding ribosome maturation factor RimM (Essential for efficient processing of 16S rRNA) — MTDTERTRLGHLLGPHGVQGGVKVYVLGDPAQFKALKRVYVEERGWLRVRRVETLAPGVALHLAGITTREGAEALRGLKVYADDAELPAPESGVYYYHELRGLLVAGADGHTRGEVVDVQDMGHQDVLVVRHEGGDALVPLQAPYVVVNLNAQGRPASLTLTADAPDDLLTPVDADGPT; from the coding sequence GTGACGGACACGGAGCGCACCCGCCTGGGGCACCTGCTCGGCCCGCACGGCGTGCAGGGCGGCGTCAAGGTGTACGTGCTGGGCGACCCCGCGCAGTTCAAGGCCCTGAAACGCGTGTATGTCGAGGAGCGCGGGTGGCTGCGCGTCCGGCGGGTGGAGACCCTCGCGCCCGGTGTGGCCCTGCACCTGGCCGGCATCACGACCCGCGAGGGCGCCGAGGCGCTGCGCGGCCTGAAGGTCTACGCCGACGACGCCGAGCTGCCCGCGCCGGAGAGCGGCGTGTACTACTACCACGAACTGCGCGGCCTGCTCGTGGCCGGTGCGGATGGGCACACGCGGGGGGAGGTCGTGGACGTGCAGGACATGGGCCACCAGGACGTGCTGGTGGTCCGGCATGAGGGCGGCGACGCGCTGGTGCCGCTCCAGGCGCCGTACGTGGTGGTGAACCTGAACGCGCAGGGACGCCCCGCCTCGCTGACCCTGACGGCGGACGCGCCGGACGACCTGCTGACTCCGGTCGACGCCGACGGGCCGACGTAG